The following is a genomic window from Bacillus carboniphilus.
GCGACAGAAATCAAATCGCAATATCCTGATAAAAAAGTACGACTTAGTCATACGATTCATTATGAAGATCTTGAAGAAATGGATTATTTTCTTTCAAAAGGCTTTGTGGTCGAAAGAAATCATATGATTATGAAACGTGATTTAACAGAAGACATTCCCGAAGTTACCATTCCAGATTCTATTAAAATCGTAAACTGGAAAATGGAAACCGAAGCTGAAGAAGAGAAATATTTGCTCGCAGCAGCCGAGGGTGATGATGAAGGAGTAACTTGGAGTCTTAATCGCCTTCGTTGGACAAAAGCTGGTGGAGAATGGGATACCTTTACTGCCTTTGCAGGGGATCAAGTTGTTGGGAGTGTCATGACTTGGGGACTAGGTGCTGAAAGAAGTGCTACTGAAAGTATATTTGTTTTACCGGAGTGGAGACGGCAGGGGATTGCAAAAGCGGTCATTACGGAGAGTCTTAAGTTTCTAAAAAGTAAGGGAAAGAAAGAGGCAACACTTGGAGTGTTTGGTGAGAATGAAAAAGCCATTCCTTTGTATTTGTCTCTGGGTTATAAGATGTTTTTTATTATTATTGAGTTTGGAAGAGATATTTAGTACTGACTAGATATAATAGTTCTCAAATTATAATGAATCGACATCAAGCCCCCACAAAATGGGAGGAGAGAATGAGATGCATTATATCGTTTTAGGTATGTTATTTGTACTATTTCTAATTGTTGTCATTAGGGAAAAAAAAGAGAAGGAAAAGTTCTTTTGGCTAAAAATTCTTCTTTTCTTTTTATCTTTTTTGCTGACGTTGAATATAAGTTCCATTAGGCTTCCATTAGGGATTGTCATTGCATTTTTTATTATTATTAAATTTACAAAACTGAATAAATCGATTAAGAAGTTGACTTTACTTTTCTCACTAATTGGCTTTATAGTCCTTTATTATTTAATACCACCCCTAGAATTCAATCAAGCAAAGTATTCAAGTGATATTTACAATCAACTTAATCGATTTAAAGTAGTGGAAGAATTTTCACATTTCTCAAATGAAGCTCCCATACAAGAGGAGATGCATGCCTATAGTGAAGGAGAGCAATCTCCCCAACTTTATATGATTGTAGCATACGTTTTAAAAGACAAAGAAATTCCTATAAAAAGTAAGAAATGGTTGAAATATGATGCGCACCGAGAACTTGACTTTGATTGGTCATCACACACCCTTTCAACTGAAAGTAGACAGATTTCAGACAAAATATCCGAGTCATACGGAACCTCTTGGGAAGTGTATTTTAGATTTAACCAAACTGGAGAAGAGTACCTTGCTTATTTTAAAAGGGAAGATGATGTAGTATATTTGAAGTATGTTATTAAAGGGAAGTTTAAACAAGGGCAAGAGCCAAGATCAATCTTCTTTTAACTAAAAAAATGGTAAAAGGGCAAAGCTGATTGAATCAGTTTGCCCTTTTTATATGGTCAATTAAATTATACCATTTTCATCCAAAAAATATCAGTCTATATTTTATAAAGAATTATAGATAATCTAAAGACTGACTTTGAGAGGGGATGAGAGGATGTTGGATTTTAGGGTAACGGCAAAAGAAGGTTATGACAGAAAAATTGGTGAACTTGTATCTATGTTGGAGTATACCAGGGCAGTAACGCTGGAGGAAATTTCAAGTTTTACGCTTTCAGAATTAGATTTTATTGCCTATGAAGGTGCTAATACAATCGGCGGTCTCCTCCAGCATATAAATTTCATTGAATTTGTACATCAACTCATTTCATTTGAAGACAGAGATATGAATGAACAAGAGCAAGTTGAATGGGGGGCAGCATGGGAGTTAGGGGACAGAGCTAGAGAAGAAATCAGAGGAAACATTATAGAGTATTATTTAGACAATCTAGCTAAAACCCGAGAAAAAACGCTGCGATTACTACAATCCAAAACTGATGATTGGTTGTTTGAAGAAAATAAGTGGGATAATGGCGTTTCCTATAATCATTACTGGCTTTGGTATCACGTAATGGAGGACGAAATTAGTCATCGTGGGCAAATACGGGTACTAAAGAGAATGATAGAGAATCATAAGATTACATTGTGATTTGATTATAGTAGGTGGGTGTTAATTCGATTTTGTGACTAGAACTGTATCATTAAGTGATAACGGGCATCATAGCAGTTGAATGATGCCCATTTTCATTATCAGCAACAAAACGTACCCTAAAATAAATAAACAGCCAACTGCTCACCCCATGGGGCAATTTCCGTCTCTACAAAACCTGCTTTTTTATAGGCAAATTTTGCACCATCATTTTCAGGATGGTAACCTATCATAATCCGGTCGTGACCTTCATCTTTCAGTTGTCTAATCGTCTCAATAACGCAGTTAACTGCTTCGCTTCCATACCCTTTTCCTTGAAATCTTTCGTCAATCATCAATCTATAAATCCAATAGTTCCCATCATCCGGATCAATACCAAACATTGCAAAACCTATCATTTCCTCATTATGGTACACACCCATTGCTTGAAAGTTCTTTAAAAACTGAACCTCCGCAATAGAATATAGATTAGAAGCAATAAAGCTTTGCTGCTCAGTATGAACCTTCAATGAAATAGCATCTTCCCAATTCGTAAGGTCAATTTTCCGTAAAGAAATCTGCATATTGGCACCTTTTTTCTGTTAAAATTTAGTAATAAGCTAATTATACGCGCTGAAAACGGTTTAATAAAGGTTAAAATTATAGGAGGAAGCGTATGCCAATTGTATGGAGAACAGT
Proteins encoded in this region:
- a CDS encoding GNAT family N-acetyltransferase, whose amino-acid sequence is MQISLRKIDLTNWEDAISLKVHTEQQSFIASNLYSIAEVQFLKNFQAMGVYHNEEMIGFAMFGIDPDDGNYWIYRLMIDERFQGKGYGSEAVNCVIETIRQLKDEGHDRIMIGYHPENDGAKFAYKKAGFVETEIAPWGEQLAVYLF
- a CDS encoding GNAT family N-acetyltransferase, coding for MNTILNTKYFIRNYQEQDAEQIAKMDFVNMLAYKYNGDYVAENIYCVVDSDETVYGAGHLEPDQTWFLIEKEGQPSNFVYKLNLQLYFNEDHEIPIDVQNALYETLLNRATEIKSQYPDKKVRLSHTIHYEDLEEMDYFLSKGFVVERNHMIMKRDLTEDIPEVTIPDSIKIVNWKMETEAEEEKYLLAAAEGDDEGVTWSLNRLRWTKAGGEWDTFTAFAGDQVVGSVMTWGLGAERSATESIFVLPEWRRQGIAKAVITESLKFLKSKGKKEATLGVFGENEKAIPLYLSLGYKMFFIIIEFGRDI
- a CDS encoding DinB family protein, encoding MLDFRVTAKEGYDRKIGELVSMLEYTRAVTLEEISSFTLSELDFIAYEGANTIGGLLQHINFIEFVHQLISFEDRDMNEQEQVEWGAAWELGDRAREEIRGNIIEYYLDNLAKTREKTLRLLQSKTDDWLFEENKWDNGVSYNHYWLWYHVMEDEISHRGQIRVLKRMIENHKITL